The Sorex araneus isolate mSorAra2 chromosome 5, mSorAra2.pri, whole genome shotgun sequence genome has a segment encoding these proteins:
- the AGTRAP gene encoding type-1 angiotensin II receptor-associated protein: protein MELPTVNLKAILLVHWLLTVWGCIVFSGPYSWANFTVLALGVWATAQRDSVDAISMFLGGLAATIFLDIIHISIFYPLASLTDTGRFGAGMAILSLLLKPLSCLLVYHMYRERGGQHLLDTGLLGPSQDRSTYQRIDAPESPPDPFAGQEAAGHTPQGY from the exons ATGGAGCTGCCCACCGTGAACCTGAAG GCCATCCTCCTGGTTCACTGGCTGCTGACGGTCTG GGGCTGCATTGTGTTCTCGGGCCCCTACTCCTGGGCCAACTTCACGGTCCTGGCCCTGGGCGTGTGGGCCACGGCCCAGCGGGACTCGGTGGACGCCATAAGCATG TTCCTGGGCGGCCTGGCGGCCACCATCTTCCTGGACATCATCCACATCAGCATCTTCTACCCGCTGGCCAGCCTGACGGACACGGGCCGCTTCGGCGCGGGCATGGCCATCCTAAGCCTGCTCCTGAAGCCGCTGTCCTGCCTCCTCGTCTACCACATGTACCGGGAGCGTGGCGGGCAGCACCTGCTGGACACGG ggctcctgggCCCCTCGCAGGACCGAAGCACCTACCAGAGGATCGATGCGCCCGAGTCCCCCCCAGACCCCTTCGCGGGCCAGGAGGCCGCGGGTCACACCCCACAGGGCTACTGA